DNA from Cyanobacteriota bacterium:
AAAGGGTCTGTCGCAAGAGGCACTTGCTGACTTGGCAGGTCTGCATCGTACCTATGTAGGCTCCGTTGAACGAAGTGAGCGCAATGTGTCGATTGATAACATGGAGCGCTTAGCTAGAGCCTTGGAGGTTGACATTGCTGAGCTTCTAAGGGACGAATCAGAATGATGCCCCATCCAGATAAAGCAATTCTCGATGAGTTGTTCCCATATATCCAAAGGTATCAAGAGCTTGCGACCAAGCATGGTATCAACGATATTTTCCAGGATAACGGCGGTAAGATTCTTCAAGTTTTGCTAGTGACTGGATTAGTAATTTTGCCTGGTCGAGAAGGCAATGACGCTGTAGATGAATTTGGCAACGAGTATGAGCTAAAGTCAGTAAATATAGCTTTGACTAAGAGCTTTTCAACACATCATCACATCAATCCCAGAATTATCGAAAAATATAGACAGGTAGATTGGATATTTGCCGTATACAGAGGAATTAACCTTATTGCTATATACAAGCTGACTCCAACTGATCTTGAGTATTTTTACAATCAGTGGGAAGTAAGATGGCATAGCCGGGGTGGAAAAGATATCAACAACCCTAAAATTCCACTTAAGTACGTGATGGAGCATGGATCTCTTTTGTACTCAGCCGAAGGTTAAACCTTCTAACAAGTCAGATGTGGCGAACAGTTTAGAGTTGCTGGCTATGAAGCAAAGGTGATATGCTGCTGCTAATTTGAGCCGTTAGAATGCCAGTAGTGAGAACTTTAGTCCTCATCAGTCCTCACTACAAGCTTCAACAGCAACTACTTGTTGGGCTGAGGAGTCATGCGCAAGTAGGGCTTAACTTCAGTTACTCCTTTGGGGAACTTCTGCTTAGCTTCTTCAGTAGGGATGGAAGGTACGACTACACAGTCATCACCATCTTTCCAGTTGCCAGGGGTAGCAACACTGTAGTTGTCAGTCAGTTGCAGAGAATCAATCACTCGCAAGATCTCATCAAAGTTGCGGCCAGTGCTGGGGGGATAGGTGAGTGTCAGGCGTAGTTTTTTGTTGGGATCAATGATGAACACAGTACGCACCGTCAACATCGCATTGGAGTTGGGGTGGATCATGTCGTACAGGTCAGACACTTTG
Protein-coding regions in this window:
- a CDS encoding helix-turn-helix domain-containing protein, which produces MSISKPVSSDARRLFAKRLRQIRQLKGLSQEALADLAGLHRTYVGSVERSERNVSIDNMERLARALEVDIAELLRDESE
- a CDS encoding restriction endonuclease — encoded protein: MMPHPDKAILDELFPYIQRYQELATKHGINDIFQDNGGKILQVLLVTGLVILPGREGNDAVDEFGNEYELKSVNIALTKSFSTHHHINPRIIEKYRQVDWIFAVYRGINLIAIYKLTPTDLEYFYNQWEVRWHSRGGKDINNPKIPLKYVMEHGSLLYSAEG
- a CDS encoding peroxiredoxin — its product is MATLRLGDTVPNFTQQSTEGEINFYEWAGNSWVVLFSHPKDFTPVCTTELGIVAKLKPEFDKRNVKVIALSVDDVDSHNGWVGDIEETQGVKLNYPILADPDHKVSDLYDMIHPNSNAMLTVRTVFIIDPNKKLRLTLTYPPSTGRNFDEILRVIDSLQLTDNYSVATPGNWKDGDDCVVVPSIPTEEAKQKFPKGVTEVKPYLRMTPQPNK